A single genomic interval of Salinarchaeum sp. IM2453 harbors:
- a CDS encoding carbohydrate kinase family protein — translation MLERHTETESDRGGVLSAGNSEPVDIFSRVGQVTRMVQVLVAGHINWDVTMEVDRLPQADDEATIQDQYGTGGGSAANVAVGLVSLDIQTGLIGSVGTDQHGDRLKSELDAKGVDTAGVVAAKGPTSTKYLLVSDDGDVAVLGNDGVNESFTADSVPQEYLNTADHLHITSLHPEIASELAEIAVDANMTLSIDPGRRGPDRAFTRPLELSQLVFVSELEAQRLFDTPPDIAATADQTIIVTKGERGASLHTGTETITHPGYDIDPVDTSGAGDAFAAGFLSQWLTGATNEQAMQYGNACGAIASSQQGAQTKLSPDQIETSYLDN, via the coding sequence ACCGAATCTGATCGTGGTGGTGTTCTCTCTGCTGGAAACTCTGAACCGGTGGACATATTCTCACGCGTCGGTCAAGTAACTCGTATGGTGCAGGTGCTTGTAGCGGGACACATCAACTGGGACGTGACGATGGAGGTAGACCGTCTTCCGCAGGCCGATGATGAAGCAACAATTCAAGATCAATATGGTACTGGCGGTGGTAGTGCTGCAAATGTTGCAGTTGGACTTGTGTCTCTTGACATTCAGACTGGTCTCATTGGTTCTGTTGGGACGGACCAACATGGAGATAGACTGAAATCTGAACTCGATGCAAAAGGAGTCGATACTGCAGGAGTTGTAGCCGCAAAGGGTCCGACTTCAACCAAGTATTTGCTTGTTTCAGATGATGGTGACGTTGCAGTTCTTGGTAATGATGGAGTCAATGAGTCATTTACTGCCGATTCTGTTCCGCAGGAATACCTCAATACAGCCGATCATTTGCATATTACCAGTTTACACCCCGAGATTGCTTCAGAACTCGCAGAAATAGCGGTCGACGCAAACATGACACTAAGTATTGATCCAGGACGTCGAGGCCCTGATCGAGCGTTTACCCGTCCGCTTGAACTGTCGCAGTTGGTTTTTGTCTCTGAACTTGAGGCACAGCGTCTATTTGACACACCCCCTGATATCGCTGCAACAGCCGATCAGACAATTATTGTGACAAAAGGTGAACGAGGAGCGAGTTTACATACAGGCACAGAAACAATTACTCATCCTGGCTATGATATTGATCCGGTTGACACAAGTGGGGCAGGCGATGCGTTTGCTGCTGGCTTTCTTTCCCAGTGGCTTACTGGGGCTACAAACGAACAAGCAATGCAGTACGGTAATGCCTGTGGTGCAATTGCAAGCTCACAGCAAGGTGCTCAAACAAAATTAAGCCCAGATCAAATCGAAACATCATATCTGGACAACTAA
- a CDS encoding nucleoside phosphorylase, producing MAKQPHLLVESGDLNDIALVPGDPGRVDRIAGHCDNANEVTHNREYKIVNATYEGQPLTICSTGIGCPSAAVAIEELAAVGVDTVIRVGTTGALQSGIEIGDMIIATGAAKDEGTTKRYESATFPAVPDHTVLNELVTAAAEDPGTVHVGPIATDDAFYAETDDYATEREEAGLLAVEMEAASIFTLARRRGMRSGAICTVDGNLVEGTQKGETEDDELPEKAKDNVERAISIALDATTKL from the coding sequence ATGGCGAAGCAACCACATCTTTTGGTTGAGTCTGGAGATCTAAATGACATTGCCCTTGTTCCGGGCGACCCGGGTCGTGTTGACCGAATCGCCGGGCACTGTGATAATGCAAATGAGGTAACACACAATCGTGAATACAAGATTGTTAATGCAACATATGAAGGGCAACCTCTAACAATCTGTTCTACCGGTATTGGATGTCCATCTGCTGCTGTCGCAATTGAGGAACTCGCTGCTGTTGGTGTAGACACTGTTATTCGTGTTGGCACGACAGGTGCATTGCAATCTGGCATTGAAATCGGTGATATGATAATTGCAACAGGGGCCGCCAAGGATGAGGGAACAACAAAACGATATGAATCAGCTACCTTTCCTGCAGTTCCTGATCACACCGTTTTGAACGAACTGGTTACGGCTGCTGCGGAGGACCCTGGCACTGTTCATGTTGGTCCAATAGCCACAGATGATGCTTTCTATGCAGAGACCGATGATTATGCTACTGAACGAGAGGAGGCAGGTTTGTTAGCCGTTGAGATGGAGGCTGCATCTATTTTCACACTCGCTCGACGACGTGGAATGCGATCAGGTGCGATCTGCACAGTTGATGGTAACCTAGTTGAGGGCACGCAAAAGGGCGAAACTGAAGATGATGAGCTTCCAGAAAAAGCAAAAGATAATGTGGAGCGAGCTATCTCTATTGCGCTTGACGCTACAACCAAACTGTGA
- a CDS encoding ubiquitin-like small modifier protein 1: MQWRLFADLRERAGTDTVEVQTNVMTVQAALDELLSQHEELETRVLDEDGNVQDHINILVNGESISDLDAQISADDELALFPPVSGG, translated from the coding sequence ATGCAATGGCGACTGTTTGCTGATCTCCGTGAACGGGCAGGAACAGACACCGTAGAGGTCCAGACAAATGTAATGACTGTTCAGGCAGCACTAGACGAATTACTGAGTCAGCACGAAGAATTAGAGACTCGTGTCCTTGATGAAGATGGCAACGTTCAAGATCACATTAACATTCTTGTAAATGGTGAAAGTATCTCAGATCTTGATGCTCAAATTAGCGCGGATGATGAGCTGGCCCTTTTTCCACCGGTAAGTGGTGGTTAG
- the gatD gene encoding Glu-tRNA(Gln) amidotransferase subunit GatD: MQPGDRIRVEQADVEYEGTVLPSSASDRLVLKLDDGYNVGIDRAEASVSVLEKAVHDFSDAGAGEGTSEITADESLPTISLISTGGTIASTVDYRTGAVTAQFDAEDVLRAVPDLAGRANYRGKVVTNILSENMTPDVWQELAEAIYKEIESGADGVVVMHGTDTMQYSAAAVGFMIDTPVPIVFTGSQRSADRPSSDNVMNAVCAVEAAKSDCAEVMICMHKESSDTKCALHRGTRARKSHTSRRDAFETVGNKPLGTVDYSVANQEYITDVEDNTTIDSHLSFDREYTSRGEVTPDIQPDIESNVDLIKFTPGMDEERIRSLADTEGVIIEGTGLGHISTDLIPAVEELVDSGTVVVMTSQCIEGRVCDRVYDTGRDLLDAGVVEAEDTLPETALVKLMWVLSNKDDPQRTMQKSLAGEITEQSVPWT; encoded by the coding sequence ATGCAACCAGGAGACCGTATCCGCGTTGAGCAAGCGGATGTTGAGTACGAGGGGACGGTGTTACCATCAAGCGCATCTGATCGGCTTGTTCTCAAGCTAGATGACGGATACAACGTCGGTATTGATCGAGCAGAGGCATCGGTTTCGGTACTTGAAAAAGCCGTACATGACTTTTCTGATGCCGGTGCCGGAGAAGGGACATCCGAGATTACAGCTGATGAGTCACTACCAACAATTTCACTTATTTCAACAGGGGGTACAATTGCATCAACTGTTGATTATCGGACAGGGGCAGTTACGGCTCAATTCGATGCCGAAGATGTGCTTCGGGCAGTCCCGGACTTAGCAGGACGTGCAAACTACAGAGGAAAAGTTGTGACAAATATCCTCTCAGAAAACATGACTCCGGATGTCTGGCAGGAGCTTGCGGAAGCAATTTACAAAGAGATTGAATCCGGAGCAGACGGCGTTGTTGTGATGCACGGAACGGACACAATGCAGTACAGTGCAGCAGCTGTGGGATTTATGATTGACACTCCAGTTCCGATTGTATTTACTGGAAGTCAACGATCTGCAGATCGCCCGTCATCTGATAACGTTATGAACGCAGTTTGTGCTGTGGAAGCGGCAAAGTCAGACTGTGCTGAAGTCATGATCTGTATGCACAAGGAAAGCTCTGATACAAAATGTGCATTACATCGGGGGACACGGGCACGGAAGAGTCATACATCCCGTCGCGATGCCTTTGAAACAGTCGGGAATAAACCACTAGGAACGGTTGATTACAGTGTTGCAAATCAAGAATATATTACAGACGTAGAAGACAACACGACAATTGATTCACATCTCTCGTTTGATCGGGAGTACACGAGCCGCGGAGAGGTGACCCCGGATATTCAGCCAGACATAGAATCCAATGTTGACTTAATTAAATTCACGCCAGGGATGGATGAAGAGCGAATCAGATCGTTGGCAGATACTGAAGGAGTTATCATTGAAGGCACAGGACTTGGACACATAAGCACTGATTTAATTCCGGCAGTAGAGGAACTGGTTGACAGCGGCACGGTTGTCGTAATGACCAGTCAGTGTATTGAAGGTCGGGTCTGCGACCGCGTGTACGATACTGGTCGAGATTTACTTGATGCAGGCGTAGTTGAGGCAGAAGATACACTTCCAGAAACAGCACTGGTCAAATTGATGTGGGTACTATCGAATAAAGACGATCCACAGAGAACAATGCAAAAATCACTTGCCGGAGAAATAACTGAGCAGTCTGTTCCGTGGACCTAA
- a CDS encoding DUF2892 domain-containing protein, producing the protein MIVVKKNIGETDRAVRIWSGAVCGPIAAGTVKGYLDIPEIVAPVLGFFAIYMFITGLTRISPLYVLLGISSIVGE; encoded by the coding sequence GTGATTGTCGTGAAAAAGAATATTGGTGAGACAGACCGAGCAGTTCGTATCTGGTCAGGGGCGGTGTGTGGGCCTATTGCGGCTGGAACTGTCAAAGGATATCTCGATATACCTGAAATAGTTGCGCCCGTTCTGGGTTTTTTTGCGATATATATGTTCATTACCGGGCTGACACGAATTTCGCCTCTATACGTCCTGCTGGGGATCTCGTCGATAGTTGGAGAATAG
- a CDS encoding DUF5806 family protein has product MDQEGESSADIDDKAPPDVQKYDRFKKVDGAEYERVNEFLRDRTHITAREWAIARLCSDFRTETGVEMTKIGDNLPELVPFMTDTYSPQAVNQARASFEEKVRMAGATFLYGAMSDFFTAEELDDIMYEATEVAKFLLEVEGVELSVEDELDAEDQISQVMQEVRQSSAELRYEECPNCGHERNPPSEEQPTDEE; this is encoded by the coding sequence ATGGACCAAGAAGGCGAATCGTCTGCGGATATCGATGACAAGGCGCCGCCTGATGTACAAAAGTATGATCGATTCAAAAAAGTTGACGGTGCTGAATATGAGCGAGTGAATGAGTTTCTCAGAGATCGAACGCATATTACCGCTCGAGAATGGGCGATTGCTCGTCTTTGTTCTGACTTCCGAACAGAAACTGGTGTTGAGATGACAAAAATTGGGGACAACCTTCCCGAGTTAGTACCGTTTATGACAGACACATACTCTCCGCAAGCAGTCAATCAAGCCCGTGCGTCATTCGAAGAGAAAGTTCGAATGGCAGGGGCAACGTTCCTCTACGGAGCCATGTCTGACTTTTTCACCGCAGAAGAGTTGGATGACATAATGTATGAGGCAACTGAAGTTGCCAAATTTTTGCTTGAGGTTGAAGGTGTTGAATTGTCTGTAGAGGATGAGCTTGATGCTGAAGATCAGATATCACAGGTTATGCAGGAAGTGCGCCAGTCCAGCGCAGAACTACGATATGAAGAATGTCCAAACTGTGGGCATGAACGCAACCCACCGTCGGAGGAACAGCCCACAGATGAAGAATGA
- a CDS encoding DUF2237 family protein, with amino-acid sequence MSYPEPEEQENVLGEPLEPCSLDPKTGYLRDGRCTATASDQGAHYLCAEVTKEFLEYSQEQGNDLITPRPDLNFPGLSPGDQWCLCVGRWIEAYNAGVAPPVVLEATNKAALNQVDLSTLKEHATGRDPQESSD; translated from the coding sequence ATGTCATACCCGGAACCAGAAGAGCAAGAAAATGTGCTCGGAGAACCTCTTGAACCGTGCAGTCTAGATCCCAAGACAGGATACCTTCGAGATGGACGCTGTACGGCAACAGCATCAGACCAAGGAGCTCATTATCTCTGTGCAGAAGTGACGAAGGAATTTCTTGAGTATTCACAAGAACAAGGAAATGATTTAATCACGCCACGACCTGATCTAAACTTCCCGGGGCTTTCTCCCGGAGACCAGTGGTGTTTGTGTGTTGGACGATGGATAGAGGCTTATAATGCTGGTGTCGCTCCTCCAGTTGTGCTTGAGGCGACAAACAAGGCAGCACTGAATCAGGTTGATCTATCAACACTAAAAGAACATGCCACTGGTAGAGATCCACAAGAATCTAGTGACTAG
- a CDS encoding DASH family cryptochrome: MDTAVVWFRDDLRVTDNPTLADAVNQATKVLPIYVYDPRRYGQTQYGTQKIGGFRAQFRHESLSDLRNSLQDLGGDLFVRSGHVEDVIPKLVREVDADAVFAQTKPATEELEREHLVRESLPSDVSLKRRWTHTLYHINDLPEEYHNINDTFTPWRKTVEQQSSVRDSIPAPKVVNTPRIDSGDLQSPTELDIEPQKIDNRTVLEFTGGETAAKRRLDKYFWEGDHLREYKQTRNGMLGANYSSKFSPWLAAGCISPRWIHGEIEKYENQRVSNEDTYWLVFELLWRDFFQFQFVKHGADFFMPGGIRNVDKPWKQDKQQFTQWKNGETGIPFIDANMRELNQTGYMSNRGRQNVASFLVDGLQIDWRWGAAYFEEQLVDYDVASNWGNWAYQAGVGNDSRDNYFNVLTQAERYDSDAEHIKTWIPELSELPAEYAHRPWDMTKEQQVTHNIELGIDYPRPMIDLEERYRSI; the protein is encoded by the coding sequence ATGGATACGGCTGTTGTCTGGTTTCGTGACGATCTTCGAGTTACGGATAACCCAACGCTAGCTGATGCTGTTAATCAGGCCACTAAGGTATTACCGATATATGTCTATGACCCAAGACGATATGGTCAAACACAGTATGGGACTCAAAAAATTGGTGGTTTTCGCGCGCAGTTCCGCCATGAAAGTCTAAGTGATTTACGCAACTCACTTCAGGACCTTGGTGGTGATCTGTTTGTCAGAAGTGGTCACGTTGAAGATGTCATCCCGAAGCTTGTACGGGAAGTAGACGCCGATGCTGTATTTGCACAAACAAAGCCAGCAACTGAGGAGTTGGAACGCGAACATCTTGTTCGTGAATCATTGCCCTCTGATGTCTCTTTGAAACGTCGTTGGACCCACACTCTATACCACATCAATGATTTACCGGAGGAATATCACAATATTAACGATACATTTACACCGTGGCGAAAAACAGTCGAACAGCAATCGTCTGTTCGAGATTCAATCCCAGCACCCAAAGTGGTGAATACCCCCCGCATCGATTCTGGTGATCTCCAGTCACCAACCGAGTTGGATATTGAGCCTCAGAAAATCGATAATCGGACAGTGCTTGAATTTACAGGCGGTGAAACTGCAGCTAAACGACGTCTAGACAAGTACTTCTGGGAGGGTGATCACCTTCGTGAATACAAACAAACACGAAACGGAATGCTCGGGGCGAATTACTCATCAAAGTTTTCACCTTGGCTTGCTGCCGGCTGCATATCTCCTCGTTGGATCCACGGAGAAATCGAGAAATATGAGAACCAACGAGTCTCAAATGAGGACACATATTGGCTTGTCTTTGAGTTACTTTGGCGAGATTTCTTTCAGTTTCAATTTGTTAAGCATGGCGCTGACTTCTTTATGCCAGGTGGCATCCGCAATGTTGATAAACCGTGGAAGCAGGACAAACAGCAATTCACTCAGTGGAAAAATGGAGAGACGGGTATTCCATTCATCGATGCGAACATGCGAGAGCTGAATCAGACTGGATATATGTCAAACCGAGGCCGGCAAAATGTTGCCTCATTCCTTGTTGACGGATTACAGATTGACTGGCGGTGGGGGGCAGCATACTTTGAAGAGCAATTGGTAGATTACGATGTTGCCTCCAATTGGGGTAACTGGGCATACCAAGCTGGAGTTGGTAATGACTCTCGAGATAACTACTTCAATGTTCTCACACAGGCGGAGCGATATGACTCAGATGCTGAACACATTAAAACTTGGATTCCAGAGCTATCGGAGCTTCCAGCCGAATATGCGCATCGGCCATGGGACATGACTAAAGAGCAGCAGGTGACGCATAATATAGAACTTGGTATTGATTATCCTCGCCCGATGATTGACCTCGAAGAACGGTATCGGTCAATATGA
- a CDS encoding ATP-dependent DNA ligase, producing MQYADLVDVYADLEDTSSTLEKTAILSDCFSKVDDTDLPRVVRLVRGKVFAPWESEDIGISTSLMSDAIAKATGIDSTQIETWWRERGDLGNAAAVAINQRQQQPLFSESLTVEQVYETLREVATYEGDGSQQRQIDTVSGLLTHTSPSEARYLVRTVVGAMRLGVGEGLVRDAIADAFFGTEGGKSAVKQAYEVTNDFAIVAERARSGDKSALAELDVELFRPIKPMLAKKSEDIDTAVSELSDASGAVLLEAKYDGIRAKIHKQNDEIRVFTRRLEEVTRQFPDVVAAAGEQITADEYIIEAEVVAYDPKSHDPVPFQELSRRIKRKYDIDELVETVPVRTYLFDLIQLDGTSYIECPLRERLSHLEEILDPDQQRIARAEHLQTNSVEQAQNFYENVLSAGHEGVMAKNLDATYQPGSRVGYQQKIKPTMEPLDLVVTRAKWSEGRISDFLGRPYLACRNNNGFSEVGRMHTGFTDAQLEEFMDLVEPLIREVDGREAKLKPEVVLEVEYEEIQKSPQYDSGYALRFPRLKRIRHDLDPDDTDTIDRVKELYQQQS from the coding sequence ATGCAGTACGCTGATCTCGTCGACGTGTATGCAGACCTCGAAGATACCAGCTCAACGCTTGAGAAAACAGCCATTTTGTCGGATTGCTTCAGCAAGGTTGACGATACGGATCTTCCTCGTGTCGTCAGACTAGTTCGTGGGAAGGTATTTGCGCCATGGGAGTCAGAAGATATTGGCATTTCAACATCTCTAATGAGCGATGCCATTGCTAAGGCAACAGGAATCGACTCAACTCAGATTGAAACGTGGTGGCGCGAACGTGGTGATCTGGGTAACGCCGCTGCTGTTGCAATCAATCAGCGCCAACAACAACCCCTTTTTTCCGAATCACTGACTGTTGAACAAGTATATGAAACACTTCGTGAAGTAGCAACATACGAAGGAGATGGAAGCCAGCAAAGACAGATTGATACGGTCTCTGGACTCCTAACCCATACCTCTCCGAGCGAAGCTCGATATCTTGTTCGTACTGTTGTTGGAGCGATGCGTTTGGGCGTCGGCGAAGGACTTGTCCGTGATGCAATTGCCGATGCGTTCTTTGGTACTGAGGGTGGAAAAAGTGCAGTCAAGCAGGCTTATGAGGTGACCAATGATTTTGCGATAGTTGCTGAGCGGGCCAGATCCGGCGATAAATCCGCACTTGCTGAACTTGACGTTGAGTTATTCCGCCCAATCAAACCGATGTTGGCCAAAAAATCTGAAGATATTGACACGGCGGTTTCTGAACTCTCTGATGCTTCTGGAGCTGTACTACTAGAGGCTAAATACGATGGTATCCGAGCAAAAATTCACAAGCAGAATGATGAAATACGCGTTTTCACCCGTCGGCTAGAGGAAGTTACAAGGCAATTCCCTGATGTTGTCGCTGCTGCAGGAGAGCAGATTACTGCTGATGAGTACATCATCGAGGCGGAAGTCGTTGCGTATGATCCCAAATCTCATGACCCAGTACCATTTCAAGAGCTATCCCGACGTATCAAACGGAAGTATGATATTGATGAGCTTGTAGAGACCGTGCCTGTTCGCACCTACTTATTTGATCTCATCCAACTTGATGGCACAAGTTACATTGAATGCCCTCTTCGTGAACGATTGTCCCATCTTGAGGAAATTCTTGACCCCGACCAACAACGAATTGCACGAGCAGAACATCTTCAGACCAATTCGGTCGAACAAGCGCAAAACTTCTATGAGAATGTTCTTAGTGCTGGACATGAGGGAGTCATGGCAAAAAACTTAGATGCAACATACCAACCGGGATCTCGAGTTGGATATCAACAGAAAATTAAACCAACCATGGAACCGCTTGATCTCGTTGTTACCCGAGCTAAGTGGAGTGAAGGTCGAATTAGTGACTTTCTCGGCCGTCCGTATCTTGCGTGCCGGAATAATAATGGATTCAGCGAGGTGGGACGAATGCACACTGGATTTACTGATGCACAACTTGAGGAATTTATGGACTTGGTTGAACCGCTAATTCGGGAAGTTGATGGTAGAGAAGCGAAACTCAAGCCTGAAGTTGTACTTGAAGTAGAATATGAAGAGATTCAGAAATCGCCGCAGTATGATTCTGGATATGCACTGCGGTTTCCTCGACTCAAGCGCATCCGGCACGACTTAGATCCCGACGACACTGACACAATTGATAGAGTCAAGGAGCTATATCAACAACAAAGCTGA
- a CDS encoding mRNA 3'-end processing factor, whose product MNSDISVQLRDGIEITLSTGEQIVLDGAKEDLTPVVSHAHGDHIVDGTTEIVASNLTAALTSVRQDHNIKSSSNPAVTLHDAGHIAGSRAIEITDQESEITYLYTGDYSTRDRFYLSGFDPIDADILITETTYGKPEYTFPPTKEVVREINDWLEATMDEVVILFGYALGRAQKLQRILAGSCRNTIYVTDAVADLNDVITSYCDVQFPAKRYSTETTLEEGDALVLPMQTSRLAWIESLIEKHDAITAGFSGWAVDDSFIYRRGLDRGFVLSDHCDYSELVDVVESVDPDQIYTYHGFSEEFATHLATEMGYSAQALKQNQSTLSDF is encoded by the coding sequence ATGAATTCTGACATATCTGTACAACTTCGTGACGGCATTGAGATTACATTATCAACCGGAGAACAGATTGTTCTTGATGGTGCTAAAGAGGACCTCACTCCGGTTGTCAGTCATGCACATGGAGATCACATTGTCGATGGAACGACAGAAATCGTCGCCTCAAATCTTACCGCAGCATTAACCTCTGTGCGACAAGACCACAATATTAAATCATCTAGCAATCCCGCAGTTACACTTCACGATGCTGGACATATTGCGGGCTCACGAGCGATAGAGATAACTGATCAAGAATCCGAGATAACTTACCTTTATACTGGTGATTACAGTACTCGTGATCGGTTTTATCTCTCTGGGTTTGATCCAATTGATGCAGACATCCTAATTACGGAAACGACATATGGGAAACCAGAGTACACATTTCCTCCAACAAAAGAGGTCGTTCGAGAGATTAACGACTGGCTTGAAGCAACGATGGATGAAGTTGTAATTTTATTTGGATATGCACTTGGACGTGCACAAAAACTACAGCGCATCCTTGCAGGCTCTTGTCGGAATACAATATATGTCACCGACGCTGTTGCAGATCTCAATGATGTTATTACCTCATACTGTGATGTCCAGTTTCCAGCCAAGAGGTATTCTACTGAAACGACGTTGGAGGAGGGCGATGCACTCGTATTACCGATGCAAACATCACGATTAGCTTGGATTGAATCCCTAATCGAGAAACATGATGCAATTACTGCCGGATTCTCTGGTTGGGCAGTTGATGATTCGTTTATTTACCGACGGGGGCTTGACCGGGGATTTGTCTTGTCTGATCATTGTGACTACTCTGAGCTCGTTGATGTTGTGGAGTCTGTTGATCCAGACCAAATATACACTTATCACGGGTTCAGTGAAGAATTTGCCACACACCTAGCCACTGAGATGGGATATTCTGCACAAGCGCTTAAGCAAAACCAGTCTACGCTGTCTGACTTCTGA
- a CDS encoding glutaredoxin family protein, which produces MGQSHNIELYQLDGCPHCIKVKRALNDLKIEYESNRVPRSPDERDKVMRLSGQREVPVLVDRANDVKGLNGSDEIVEYLYETYGDGEPDPSGLLDRFIYKLF; this is translated from the coding sequence ATGGGGCAGTCACATAATATTGAACTCTACCAACTCGATGGATGTCCACACTGTATTAAGGTAAAACGGGCGCTAAACGACCTCAAAATTGAATATGAATCTAATCGTGTTCCTCGAAGCCCCGATGAACGTGATAAGGTGATGCGTTTGAGTGGTCAGCGTGAAGTACCAGTACTCGTTGACCGTGCTAATGATGTTAAAGGCCTGAACGGAAGCGACGAAATTGTGGAATACCTATACGAAACGTATGGAGACGGAGAGCCTGATCCGTCTGGGCTCCTCGATCGCTTTATTTATAAATTATTCTAG
- a CDS encoding thioesterase family protein: MDSFDYTTEIQVRFRDLDTLGHVNNAVYVTYLEQARVAFLEEVVGITPADAGIVVASLSVDYEQPVTTENTITVGLTVPMEEVGEHSFALRYEVFTEDNSRVATAESVQVAYDSENQTPRQIPEEWLNAVVAYRETSQNTT, encoded by the coding sequence ATGGATAGTTTTGACTATACCACAGAGATACAGGTTCGATTTAGAGATCTTGATACCCTTGGTCATGTGAACAATGCAGTATACGTAACATATCTTGAGCAAGCTCGTGTGGCGTTTCTTGAGGAAGTTGTTGGAATAACACCTGCCGATGCTGGTATTGTGGTAGCGTCACTCTCAGTTGATTACGAACAACCTGTAACGACTGAGAATACAATAACAGTAGGTCTCACTGTTCCGATGGAGGAAGTAGGGGAGCATTCGTTTGCACTTCGCTATGAGGTGTTTACTGAGGATAATTCTCGTGTTGCAACCGCTGAATCGGTACAAGTCGCATATGACAGTGAAAACCAGACACCACGGCAGATTCCAGAGGAGTGGCTTAACGCAGTTGTTGCATACCGGGAAACCAGCCAAAACACTACCTGA
- a CDS encoding queuosine precursor transporter, which produces MTGILPQEESKNIDMNLKVVLTVLFGASIVVANITAAKLAWFTLPVIGEVAVPAGFVAFGVAFLCSDLLVEFEGRKYAHSVVNATVLAMVFGWILIYIAIYLPVAPIYEAHDAYITTLGQSANIVLASIVTLVVSQHADVRIFAGIRDRTGAAYRWIRNLGSTGVSQFIDTAIFITLGFALFPFIFDGDPMWGTALLGTIVGQYTVKLIVAILDTPIFYAVTSAIKTTREAH; this is translated from the coding sequence ATGACAGGGATATTACCTCAAGAAGAATCCAAGAATATAGACATGAATCTGAAAGTCGTATTAACAGTACTATTTGGAGCGAGTATTGTTGTCGCAAATATTACTGCAGCAAAATTAGCATGGTTTACTCTGCCAGTCATTGGTGAGGTTGCTGTACCAGCGGGCTTTGTTGCATTTGGTGTTGCGTTTCTTTGTTCTGATTTGCTGGTTGAATTTGAAGGACGCAAATACGCTCACAGTGTAGTCAACGCAACTGTTCTGGCAATGGTATTTGGATGGATTCTCATTTATATTGCAATCTATCTTCCGGTTGCACCAATTTATGAGGCCCACGATGCGTATATAACAACACTCGGTCAATCAGCAAACATTGTACTTGCGTCTATTGTAACATTAGTTGTCAGTCAGCATGCAGATGTTCGAATCTTTGCTGGTATCCGAGATCGAACTGGTGCTGCATACCGGTGGATTCGCAATCTTGGATCCACTGGTGTCTCACAATTTATCGATACAGCAATATTCATAACGCTTGGGTTTGCGCTTTTTCCGTTCATTTTTGATGGTGATCCTATGTGGGGAACAGCGTTACTCGGCACTATTGTTGGCCAATATACTGTCAAACTTATTGTCGCTATCTTGGATACACCGATTTTCTATGCCGTAACATCAGCTATCAAAACGACAAGGGAGGCTCACTAA